In Schistocerca cancellata isolate TAMUIC-IGC-003103 chromosome 7, iqSchCanc2.1, whole genome shotgun sequence, a genomic segment contains:
- the LOC126092864 gene encoding uncharacterized protein LOC126092864, producing MAKQAWLEDKCKNVEAYLTRGKIDTAYRKIRETFEDKRTTCMNIKSLDGNPVLSKEGKAERWKEYIEGLYKGDVLEDDIMEMGEDVDEDEMGDMVLREEFDRALKDLSRNKAPGVDNIPLELLTALGEPVLTKLYHLVSKMYETGLLTHNPAYENVSVFPM from the exons atggctaagcaggcatggctagaggacaaatgtaagaatgtagaggcttatctcactaggggtaagatagatactgcctacaggaaaattagagagacctttgaagataagagaaccacttgtatgaacatcaagagcttagatggaaacccagttctaagcaaagaagggaaagcagaaaggtggaaggagtatatagagggtctatacaagggcgatgtacttgaggacgatattatggaaatgggagaggatgtagatgaagatgaaatgggagatatggtactgcgtgaagagtttgacagagcactgaaagacctgagtcgaaacaaggcccccggtgtagacaacattccattggaactactgacggccttgggagagccagtcctgacaaaactctaccatctggtgagcaagatgtatgagacag GCCTGTTGACTCATAATCCAGCATACGAGAATGTTTCAGTGTTCCCGATGTAG